A single genomic interval of Patescibacteria group bacterium harbors:
- a CDS encoding Mur ligase family protein, whose translation MVMHKKQVDFSKVSNIYFIGIGDEFCAAIAECLHHWGKKVSGSDTVANARTAHLSQIGIMCHISPSQSFVPVHTDMVIFSPRAHTHPDVLNAKHWGLPLHTPYECIGFMSTIRTTIAVSGCHGKTTVAAYIGSLLEKAGRDPSVVVRTDVDAWKSNVRTGFGSYFVVEADENKKHFLSLVPSIALFLNIEPDHLDYFENIQNIINAYHAFAKNVKRDGAVIANGDDENIIAALKKVNNRIIWFGRREGVDVRALNVQSTRGRTSFSVHIKKGEHDEEYHMELPGEHQLTNALAVIATAHYLEIPFNLAREILLSYHGANRHVSLIGKANGIDVIDDAADYPSTIKTVLKGIKEQYPDKPLWCIFQAYGKKRTDFMQDELAQAFTHADHVILRPVKMNDEERGGVSSSHNLIHAVKAYHPLVTDGQNDYTLAKILAQIPSSAVLVTMGAEPVRSVGEHFLKLRQKKHSVDT comes from the coding sequence ATGGTAATGCATAAAAAACAAGTTGATTTTTCTAAAGTGTCCAACATATATTTTATCGGCATAGGCGACGAATTTTGTGCTGCAATAGCCGAATGTCTGCATCATTGGGGGAAAAAAGTCAGCGGTTCCGATACAGTGGCAAACGCGCGCACTGCGCATCTTTCCCAAATAGGAATAATGTGCCATATTAGTCCGTCACAATCCTTTGTCCCCGTACACACTGATATGGTCATTTTTTCACCGCGTGCGCATACGCACCCTGATGTCCTTAACGCCAAGCACTGGGGATTGCCTTTACACACTCCCTATGAATGTATCGGATTCATGAGTACGATCCGCACCACCATAGCAGTATCCGGCTGCCATGGCAAAACTACGGTGGCGGCTTACATAGGTTCGCTGCTTGAAAAAGCGGGTCGCGACCCAAGCGTCGTGGTAAGGACCGATGTTGACGCCTGGAAAAGCAATGTGCGCACCGGTTTCGGCAGTTATTTTGTGGTAGAAGCCGATGAGAATAAGAAGCATTTCCTTTCGCTCGTTCCCTCGATAGCGTTGTTCCTGAACATAGAACCGGATCATTTGGACTATTTTGAAAATATACAAAATATCATCAATGCATACCACGCCTTTGCGAAAAATGTAAAACGCGATGGCGCGGTTATCGCCAATGGCGATGATGAAAATATCATAGCTGCACTTAAAAAAGTTAATAACCGCATTATTTGGTTTGGCCGGCGTGAAGGCGTCGACGTGCGAGCGTTGAACGTGCAGTCGACGCGAGGACGCACTTCTTTTTCCGTGCACATCAAAAAGGGTGAGCACGATGAAGAATACCATATGGAACTGCCAGGCGAACACCAGCTTACTAATGCGCTTGCCGTTATTGCCACCGCTCATTATCTGGAGATTCCTTTTAATCTTGCACGTGAAATACTCCTTTCCTACCATGGCGCCAATAGGCATGTAAGCCTTATAGGAAAGGCAAATGGCATCGATGTTATAGATGACGCAGCAGATTATCCATCAACCATTAAAACTGTTCTTAAAGGCATTAAAGAACAATACCCGGATAAGCCTCTTTGGTGCATATTCCAAGCCTATGGCAAAAAACGCACAGACTTTATGCAGGATGAGCTCGCACAAGCTTTTACCCATGCAGACCATGTGATTCTTCGCCCTGTGAAAATGAACGATGAGGAAAGAGGCGGGGTTTCGTCTTCTCATAACCTAATCCACGCGGTCAAGGCGTATCATCCATTGGTAACCGACGGTCAAAATGACTATACATTGGCAAAAATTCTGGCTCAAATTCCTTCTAGTGCCGTATTGGTAACCATGGGCGCAGAACCGGTGAGAAGCGTAGGCGAGCATTTCTTAAAGCTTAGGCAGAAAAAACACAGTGTAGATACTTGA